In Anopheles arabiensis isolate DONGOLA chromosome 2, AaraD3, whole genome shotgun sequence, the genomic window GTTATAATTGACTTTCGTTTACAGTGCTCTCTTAGTtccataaatatttttaaaaacacactATGGACAACATCGTCAATCCTTCCAGGCAATACCGTCGAATATGGGTTAAGAATCGTCCATCCCTTTCAGAAGCCTTGTAGGAGCTTCTGAAagtagccggcatcgcgaataaataaacacattttaacagtcgtttaaaattcattttggtttaaccaagttcatttgttgttcattcctgttaaaataaacgaccgtcaaaacagttaacgactgctcgatatcgcatataggcaaacacggatAAACAATTcaagcagtataattaaacgactgttaatttgtatcgcatacgctcttgacagtcgtttgtttaacgacagcataggaccagtcgttaaaattaacaaatgaactcaatgcgttcgcgatgccaaattctagcaatttttaacgactctggttaatttttaacgactgttaattttaaaccaattctttcgcgataccagcTAGTGTTCAAGTTTAACAATTGAGCACAATTTAAGAAACGACTTAGAATGGTGAAAAGCCTCCAACAGACAACGACAAATCATGATAACTCAAGATAAGTaacgtttcctttttgtttctttttcccctTCTGCAACAGATTATATCAAGTGCGATGCTCGCTGCGCGTCTCCCCCCGGCTTCCGGTGCAGGTCGAAACCTGTCTGCCCGATGCGACGACGGCCGGCATTCCCTCGGTGCAGTCGGTGCTGAGCCAGAATGGCTGTGGAAGCAACAGCCACAACTCGAACAACTccaatagcaacaacaacaacaacaacaacagcaactccAACTGCAACACCATCAACAATGGCACCAGCAACGGAAGTGTTGGGGCGGGCTCGAACACCAGTGGCATTGTGAGCGGTGCCGGAACCGCCGGAAGCGGTTCCCTGCCGAGCAGTAACACGGGCAGTGTCGGTGGCGGTCTGGTCGCCATCGGTGCCTCGACTGGCAATGGGAACGCACCGTCGGTCGGGTCGGCTAGCACGACTGGCCGGCCGGATGTGGGACCGTGCCTCTCGTCGACGGCAAGCAGTGGCGTGATCGGCGGTGGCTCGATGTCCTCCAtgccgagcagcagctcgatgcCGACGCCAAACTCGGCCATCACCACCGGCTCCTCCATTGCACCGGGCAGTGCGCCGGGACCCGGCTGCTCGAATGGAtcgaacggtggtggtggtggagggggTAGCAGCGGTAACTCTCCGACGGCCAGCTCGGACAGTCGGTCCGGTGCGACCATCATCGACGACACTGGGGCGTCTCGTGTCTTTCAGATCCTGTACCGGAACGAGGAGGTGTCGTTGCGTGACGTTATCATGTTCCGGGCACACCTGCTAGGTAATTAATGCTTTGGCTAATATTGTCCACCATTGTCCGTGTGCTGCGTCGGTTGTTATGTGGTACATCCCGACTGCCGGGTTTGTGGAACAACGTGTGCAGGGGAAGAGCAAGGTGCACTGAGTGCTGATATATTATTTACTTTTCAATATCATGTGTCCGTTTCTAATCAGCAAAGTAGACATGGAAAGGCGTCTACAATGGATTACTGAAGTGGGGTTCCCACTAAGAACATAATCTCTTTTAAGCCTTTGAATGTATTTTACTCTTTGTGAGCAGTGAGTCTTCTGGCAATGTGTTTTGAGCGAAATGAATTCGAGGACCTTAGTTTTGTATTCTTGGTGCATAGTTTAGAGACGAGTTTTTGCTTGATTGTGTAAGCAACAGCTACTAATACATCAGATATTACTTACAGGATTATGATGCACTGTTTTGTATCTTTAAGGGGTTTGaactattttgaaaatttatgggAACACGGCGAAATTTTTAACAAGGCTAAAAAAGACtttttgggccggtctggtacagtcgtcaactcgta contains:
- the LOC120908500 gene encoding homeobox protein 5-like — encoded protein: MADLQATVEFAVELYKFYNVDLFQRGLYQVRCSLRVSPRLPVQVETCLPDATTAGIPSVQSVLSQNGCGSNSHNSNNSNSNNNNNNNSNSNCNTINNGTSNGSVGAGSNTSGIVSGAGTAGSGSLPSSNTGSVGGGLVAIGASTGNGNAPSVGSASTTGRPDVGPCLSSTASSGVIGGGSMSSMPSSSSMPTPNSAITTGSSIAPGSAPGPGCSNGSNGGGGGGGSSGNSPTASSDSRSGATIIDDTGASRVFQILYRNEEVSLRDVIMFRAHLLVDSRHLKESIERAEFSLNLELWFGEQTNGNVLTLASTRTLQLNFHPGRGLHYHLPVLFDYFHLAAVSVGIHASLVALHQPYIK